The sequence below is a genomic window from Desulfatirhabdium butyrativorans DSM 18734.
TCTCTCGCCATTTCCCTGATCATCGGTTTCATTCTGGGGATTCTCACAGAGCGGATTTTTCTGGATCGGCTGATCGGTGAACCGGTTCTATCCGTCATCATGGTCACCGTGGGGCTGAGTTTCTTTTTCAAAGGAATTGTTGAGTTGTTATGGGGGACCGACACCCGGGTATTCAATCCGCCGGTGTTTTCCATGGAGCCGATCAAGTTCGGTCCCATCGTCGTTGGGCAGGTCTATGTGTGGAGCTTTGTTGCCGCCATGATTCTGCTGGTGGTTTTCGTTTCATTTTTCAAATACACGCAATGGGGGTTGTCGATGCAGGCGACTGCAGACGACGAGATGGCAGCGCTCTCCGTCGGGGTGAGCGCACGTTTCGTGTATGCAGCGGCCTGGGCCATTGCCTTCATGGCTGCCGGGGTCGGCGGAACCTTGCTTGGAAACATCAATGGGTTGAATATCTCGGTCGGCTATCTGGGGCTACTGGTGCTGCCTGCCGTCGTGCTGGGCGGATTGAATTCCATACCGGGCGCCATTGTCGGCGGGCTCATCATCGGGGTGCTTCAGAATCTTGCAGGCGCCTATCTCGACAGATATTTCCCCGGGGGTGTCAAGGAAATCGCACCGTTTGTTTTCATGGCCATTTTCCTGCTGTTCAAACCCCATGGACTCTGGGGCTGGGAGCGAATTGAACGGGTATAACGAACGATAACGGAGTGATGCAATGTCCACAACCTTTCTGCCGTGCGGTGTGTATCATGAAAATTACGCGCAGGATCATGCGTGGTTTCAAACAAACCTGATCAAGGGCAAGATGATCCTGCTCTTTGTGCTGCTGTACCTGGTCGTCCCCTGGGTGGCGGACGTCTACTGGATCAGTGTCATGAATCAGGTAGGCTACACGATCATGGGCGCGCTGGGGGTGCAACTGCTCATTGGCTATTGCGGGCAGCTTACCCTGGGACATGCGGCATTCATCGCCGTTGGCGCCTATACGAGTACGCTGCTGATTCTGGAATTTCCCTGGCCGCAATTCCTTCTCGATGTGGGGTTGGCCTATCCGATCAGTATTTTTGTGGCAGCCATCGTGGCCGGTATCTGGAGCGTTTTGTTCGGCCTTCCTTCGGCACGGGTCAAGGGGTTTTACCTGATCCTGACAACGATGGCCGCACAATTTATTACCGTCGATTTTCTGATTACCCAGTACATTAGCCAGATCGGCGGAAGAGGGCAGGCGTTTTCCCTTCCTGCCGGAACGATCAAGATCGGTCCCTGGACAATTGACAGCGACGTCAAGGTTTATTACATGATTTTGACCTTTGTGGTGATCTGTATCGCAGGCGTGGCCAATCTCGTACGCTCTCGTGTGGGCAGAGCCTGGATCGCCATCCGAGACAACGATATTTCCGCCGAGGTGATGGGTATCAATATCGTTCAGTACAAACTGATGGCGTTTTTTGTGGCGGGCTTCATTGGTGGTATCGCAGGCGCCTGCTGGATCAGCAACCTTGCCGCCATCAGCCCGGAGCACTTTCCCTGGTTCTGGTCCTTGTGGCTGGTCGGGGTCATCCTGATCGGCGGTGTAGGCTCGATTCACGGAACGGTTTTTGGAGCGCTGTTCATGGTTGTCGTCATGGAACTGCTGCAGATGGCTGTGATGCCGCTATCCGATGCCTACCCGAAATTGCTGATGGATTTTCTCTTTATCAAGGAAGCCGCATTTGGTCTTTCGATCTGCCTGTTTCTGCTGTTCGAGCCCAATGGACTGGCCTATCGCTGGTGGCAGATCAAGAATTATTTCAACCTGTGGCCGTTTTCGTATTAGATAAACGGCATTTCATGATGGTGATCCGGAGATTCATTCCCGGGTTCGAAAAGGAGGTGAGGCGTACGACAGGCCGATGCGATATGGATCGGAAATGGGTTGATGGATCGGGGGACGTAGAACGGGATGACAGAAACAACAAAGGAGGAAAGGGCATGAAACCGAAACGTTCGTGGTGGGTTTGGTTGTCGATTGTGATGATTTTGGGATGGGCCGCAGGCGCCGGAGCTGCCGATGAAATCAATATCGGTGCCTTGAACGACATGACGGGAGCTACATCCGATGTCGGCAAGGACTATGCCTTGGGTATTGCCGAGGCCATCAACTACATCAACGACACCGGGGGTATCAACGGCAAGAAAATCAAGTTGTTTCAGTTTGACTATGGATATCGCATTCCCGAGGCATTGACGAAGTACAGCCTGTTCAAGCAAAAAAAATGCGTGGCGGTTCTTGGCTGGGGAACCGGGGATACGGAAGCGCTTGCGCCCACCGTTGGCAAAGATAAAATGCCCTATATTTCGGCATCCTATTCGGGTCATCTGTGCGACCCCAAAAAGGCCCCTTACAACCTGTTCTTTTCAACGGACTACTCCACGCAGGCGCGGGGTTTGATCACGGCCTGGTTTGACAAGAAATGGCCGAAAAAACCTGACTTTGGAAAGCGAAAACCGCGAATCGTCTTCGCTTACATGTTTGCATCCCCTTTCAGCAGCGCTTCCATCAAGGCAGCCGAGGACCAGGCAACCATGCTTGGGTTCGAAGTCGGCCCGAAACAGGACGTATCCTTGTTCGCCATCGATACCAAGAGCCAGATCCTCGCCATGAAAGATTTCAAACCGGATGTCGTTCTGCATACAAACACCGTGATGTCGGTTGCGGCCACCATTCGTGATGCCTATGCGCTCGAGTTGGGAGCTGACAACATCATCGTGAATTGGGGATTTGACGAGGCGCTGCCGGTTCTTGCCGGTAAAGCCGCCGAAGGGGCCATGGGATGTGCGCCCTGGGCGTTCTTCGGGCAGGATGTGAAGCTGATGGACAAGGTCAAGGAATATGCCCAGAAATTCAATCCGGGTATTCCGCTGGAAAAGCGAACGATTCACACCATACAGGCATGGGCGAATGCCATGGGGCTTGCCGAAGCACTGAAGCGGGCTGACAAGGCCGGGGATCTCACGGGTGAAGGCATTCTGAAAAAAGGCTTTGAGACCATGAGAAACTATGAAATCGGTCTGGGTCTGGCCCCGGTGTCGTTTACGCCGACGGACCACCGGCCGCAGAGCAAGGCCCGGATTTATGAATACAAGGATGGCAAGTTCGTCATGATGGACGAAGTCGATCTGAAAGCCAGATGGCCGGAAAAATGGGAAAAAGAGTGGCTGGGATGGTAAATCAAAGGAGGGCCCGAGCTTGTCAGCCGAGACGATTCTGAAAATCAACAATATCGAAGTCAAGTACCACGAAGTCATCCTGGTGATCAAAGGGGTTTCCATCGAAATTCCCAAGGGGGGTATCGTTGCGCTTCTGGGGGCCAACGGTGCTGGAAAGAGCACCACGCTGAAAGCCGTCTCGGGTCTTCTGAACCACGAAGACGGCGAGGTCACAGACGGCTCCATCGAATTCATGGGTGAGCGGATCGATAAGATGCGGGCCGAAAAAATCGCGAAGCTCGGTATCGTCCAGGTGATCGAAGGGAGACGGGTCTTCGAGCATCTGACCGTCGAAGAAAACCTCAAGGTCGGCGCCCACCTGCGGAAAAAGGAAGGCCGCTCCGTCAAAGACGGGCTGGATATGGTCTATCATTATTTCCCGAGGCTCAAGGAAAAGCGCAACGAAACCGCCGGATTCATCAGTGGCGGCGAGCAGCAGATGACGGTCGTGGGCAGGGCCCTGATGACGAGCCCAAAGCTCATTTTGCTGGACGAGCCCTCCATGGGTCTTGCACCGATGCTGATCCACGAGATATTCAACATCATCACGCGGCTCAACCGGGAAGAGGGGATATCGATCCTTCTGGTGGAACAGAACGCCAAGCTGGCCCTGAACGTGGCGCCCCATGCATACGTGATGGAAAACGGCAGGATCGTCATGGACGATACGGCGGAAAAACTCAAGCAAAACCCGGATATCAAGGATTTCTATCTCGGTTTGAAGGATGTCGGCACCCGGAAGAGCTTCCGGGATGTCAAACACTACAAGCGGCGAAAACGCTGGCTTGCCTGAAAAGGAGAAGGGGGAGAGGACCATGCGCATGCAATCATGGTTTGGAAAATGGACGATCGTTCTGGCTGTCGCTTTGCTGGTCGGCGGATGTGCGGCGATGACGCCACAGCCGACTGCGGATACGTTCAAGGCCCCGGAGGTGACACTCGATTCGATGGAGGTAGCCCATTACTGGGGCTGGTGGTTCTTTGCCAAGACGGTACAACCTACAAAGGGTACGGCCGGGGACTATGGGGCACCGCTCGATCTGGCATTTGTCTTCAATGTACACAATCCAAACACCTTTCCGGTGATGCTCGAAAGCCTGAAATTCACGGTGGCATTCGAGGATTTCGATCTGAACTCCTTGAATTCGGCCGAAACCCAATGGATACCGCCGGGAAAGACGAATCAGGTGCGGGTTCATGGCATGTTCGACGGGCAGCAGTCCCGCCTGAACCTGATGCTGGTCGGGGGGCAGAAACTGAAGGAAAAGGGGGTGGATGCGTTTACCCAGCTCGAGAAGTGGTGGACGACGATTGGCGAAGGTAAATTTCCGGTCAATGTGAAGGAAGGTGCGGCCGTCTTCAAGGCCGATGGCCTGGTTCGTGTTTCGACATTCAAGGGGGCCTATCCGGCACCCTGATAATCTGAAGAGATGTGAGCAGAAGTCTCGAAACACGTGGAAAAACCGGATACTGGCAAGGAGGAAAGAAAGGCATATAGGAAAACGGGTTTCATCCCGGATAGGCAATTCCGGGATGAAACCGACCTTTGGAAAATATGCGGCCTGTTCGAGGGAGTTGCGGTCCGAATAGCCGAGGTCGATCACAGGAATGCCATGAAAATCGGCATGATGAACAATCCATCGGAATCGATTTGCGATGAAGCGGAATTCTGTGGCCAATCGGGGTTCGACTTTCTGGATCTGACCATCGAAGGTCCGAAAGCCGCTGAAGTAGATATTCCCCGGCTGCGCTCAATTCTCGATGCATACGGCATGTTCGTTGTCGGGCATACCGATCCCTGTCTGCCGCATGCCTATCCGAATCCGGAAATCCGGAAGGCCTGTCTTCTGGAATTGAAGCGATGCGCCGCCATTTTTTCCGCACTGGGCGCATCGGTCATGAATATCCATCCCTGTTATTTCTGCCCGCCCGCCATGAGAGCCGATCTGGTCGCCTTCAATATCGAGTCCTTGAGATCGATCGTTGAAATGGCCAGTCCCTATGGTCTTGCCGTGGCCGTCGAAAACTACCAGGCCCCTTTTGACCGCGTGTCCACATTTTCGGAAATCCTCGAAGCCGTGCCGGGTTTGCACTTGCATCTCGATTTCGGGCATGCCAATTTCGGTATGGATAACCATCGGGTTTTCTGCAGGGAACTGGGAGGGACCATCCGGCATGTTCATTTTTCAGACAATCGATCCCGGGCAGACGATCATATGCCTCTCGGGGTTGGAACCGTTGACTGGGAAGATGCGGTAGATTCACTGAAGGCGATCGGCTACGATGGCACCATCACCCTGGAAGTTTTCTGCAACAAGACCATGCGGTGCGCCTATCTGGATCTGAGCAGACGACTGATCCAGGATCTTTGGCGGGCCGGGTCATGATTGACTGTTTTCCTCGATACGGGTGTGAATAACCAGCAGATTGCCCCGTTTCAATTCGATTGCAACACTGTCCTGCAGAAAAACATTGCTGATGCCCCGGCTCGAGCCGAGGGCGAGGTCTTCGTGGTCAAGATCGTACAACAGGCCTTTGAGGCAGACATCCCTTGCGCTTTCGGCAAGTGCGATCAGGGATAGTCCATCCCCTGTCTTTCCGCGAATCGTCATGGCGGCAGGCCCGCGCAGCAGGCGGATCTTGGCGCCGTCTGCGACAAGGCATACATCGATTCCTGCCAGCACGGGATGCAGCAGCAGGCACACATTGCCGATGCTCATGTCCCAGCGCCCCCCGAGAGCCCCGAACACAAGAATCTCTGTTGACCCCTGCTTCACCACCGCATGTTCCAGCGCCAGCTCCAGATCCGTCTGATCCTTTTGAGAAGGAAACTGCAGAATTTCCGGCACCGCCCCCCGGGCTTCATTGAGAAGCGCCGGATCGAGGGAATCCATATCACCGATCAGGGTATCGGTTCGAATGTTCATGGCCGCGCAATAGCGGTACCCGCCGTCGACGGCAATGACCCGGTCTACGGGTTGAATGCATTCGAGGCATTCCAGCCGGAAAGCGGGGGTTCCATTGGCGACGATAACGGTTCGGCGGCGGGTTGGATGGGGCATGGTCATCTTGATGGCAACTTGGAATTACAGAAAGTGCAGATACCGCACGCCGACATCGTATCGATCTGCGTCAACCTCGGCCTGTCTGCACCAGCGGACCTCCGCCACCGTCATGTAGGGCAGCTTGATATCTTCTTCAGTCCCGGTTTCTTTCAAGATCATCCCCGGTGTCTGAATGCGAAGAATGCCGCCAGGGGTGAACGGGCGCCTGGATTGAAAATACAGGCCATCCCTGCTGCAATTGGCGGTCATGCCGTTTGTTGCTGCCGTCTGGTTCACATATCCGCAACTGATGGGCACCTGTTTTGGGTACCTGCTGCTGGTTCTTTTTTCGGCTCGGGGTGACATGGCGGGCTCCTTTCTGTCCGTCTTTTCGCAAAACGACACAACAGATCGAAAAAGCCAAATTTGAAAAGCGGGCTGATGGGCTGCGCTGGTAATTGCGGTGTCCAACAGGAAGATGGAACAGGCGCTACTTTGAAAAATAGGAGAAGATATACCCGAAAACGTACTTTTCTAAAGTAATACATCACGGCCGAATGTCAACCGGTGATCAGAGACTGGTGACAAGAGACATTTTGGTAGGTTTCCAATACGTCAAATCTGATCGGCGGCCCATTGGATTGCGGCTTTCAGCAGGACTTCTTCGGAAACGGATTCTTCGGGAAGCGCGAGTTCCTCGATGAGCGCCTGCCTGCTTCGAAATGTATCGAGATCATAGATGGCCGTAAAGATCAGATCCCGCATCGCGGGTGTCAGTGATTTGGGTTTGAGGCGGTTGACCGCTTCGATCAAGCTCAATACCCGGTCATTCATTTCTTCGTATGTGTTCAACCCCTGCTGTTCGATCCATTCCGCAAGAGGCATTCCTTTTCCACCATCCATCCATCCCTTGCAATGCGGCTCCCGGATGAGGGCGTATTGAACTGTAATGCGGCCTGTCTGCCGCGATTTGGCGGCCATGCGGATCAGGGGATATGTCCGGCATGAGGCTGGTCTGTCCTCATAAACGGTGCAGCCGTTTTCTGAAAGAAAGGGGCATGCGAATTGCTTTTCCGCTACCGGTTTCAAACTGACCATGGGCAGGCCCGTTTCGGGGCCTGTGAACCGGATGGTGTACCGGGCCAGAAATTCGCCTGACGGCAGGTTCAGGGCGTTTTTCAGCCGCAACACGTCGTAGGGGGTGAGCACCTGGTCGAGGTCGTGGCAGCATTCGGTAAAGCAACTGACCGAAGGTTCGCAGGAAAAAGGCATGATATCGGTTTTCCGGATAAAAATCATTTCGGTTTCCATTTGGATCGATCCTTTTTTGATGCGTCATTCAGGGTGGTGAGCGCCGTATGATGATCGAATATCTTTTGCGGAAATCCATATCAAAAATGGCTCCGATATGGCAAGGCTCTTTCTGGCCATCATGGATGGGGAAAATCATGGCTTGACATTCAAAATATTGAAGTCTATTCATTGCGGCCGTAGAAATGCGTCTTGGGGACGGTTTGATCAACTACAATTCAATCTTGGAAAAGGAGAAGATGGTTCATGGACTTGCCGAAGTATGAAGTTGGAAAAACCACGATCGGAGAATTGGTAGACAACGTGGCGGATCAGTTTGGCCAGAAGCGGGCGCTCATATATCCAAAACTCGGCATCGACTACACCTATAGCCAGTTTCGGGATGCTTGCAACGAAATCGCCCGGGCATTCATGGCGCTCGGCATTCAGAAAGGGGAGCATATCGCCATCTGGGCGAACAATGTCCCGGAATGGGTGCTGACCCAATTTGCCACCGGCAAGATGGGAGCGGTTCTCGTTACCGTCAATACCAATTACCGGAGCTTCGAGCTCGAATACCTGTTGAAACAGTCCGATTCAACCACACTGCTGATGATCGGCGGCGTTCGGGAACCGGATGAATACCTGAAGGTCATCAACGAGATTTGTCCGGAGCTGAAAGAATGCAAACCAGGGCAGCTCAAAAGCGCGCGGGTTCCTTTATTGAAAAATGTCATCTTTCTCGGAAAGGGACATCATCCAGGGATGTTCACCTGGAACGATATCATGGCCATGGCCCGGCAGGTCAGCGAGGCGGAGCTCGCCAAACGTCAGTCATCTCTCAATGCCGATGATGTCATCAACATGCAATACACATCCGGCACGACGGGTTTTCCAAAAGGGGTCCAGCTTACCCATACCAATCTGATCGGCAACGCGAAAAGCATTGCGGAATGCCAGAAGCTCTCCGCCAGGGACTGCATGTGCATCCCGGTGCCGTTTTTTCATTGCTTCGGCTGCGTGCTGGGAACCCTCACCTGTGTGGTTTCGGCAACAACGATGGCGCCGGTTGTGGCGTTCAATCCCGTCGATGTTCTCGAAACCGTCGAGGCATGCAAATGCACGGCTCTGCATGGCGTGCCTACCATGTTCATTGCCGAACTCGAGGAAATGAAGAATCGAAAATACGACACCTCACACCTGCGGACCGGAATCATGGCCGGCTCCCCTTGTCCGATCGAAGTGATGAAGCAGGTGATCGATGTGATGGGCGCAACGGAAATGTGCATCACCTACGGCCAGACGGAGGCATCTCCCGGTATTACCATGACGCGAACCACCGACCCGCTGGAACGGAAGGTGGCCACCGTCGGCAAGGCCCTTCCCGATGTCGAGGTCAAGATCGTCGATACGGGCACGGGGGAAACGGTTCCGCCCGGGGTTCAGGGGGAACTCTGTACCCGGGGGTACCACGTCATGAAAGGGTATTACAAGAATCCGGAAGGCACGGCCAGGGCCATCGACAAGGATGGCTGGCTGCATACCGGGGATTTGGCCATCATGGATGAAGAGGGCTATTGCAAGATTACCGGGAGGATCAAGGATATGATCATCCGGGGCGGAGAGAACATCTATCCCCGTGAAATCGAGGAATTTCTCTATACCCACCCGTTCATCAAGGATGTCCAGGTGGTCGGCGTGCCCAGCAGGAAATACGGGGAGGAAGTCGCGGCCTATATTCAAGTGAAAAACGGCAATTCCCTGAGCGCCGAAGAGCTCAAGGCATTCTGCAAGGACAAGATTTCCTTTCACAAAATCCCGGCCTTCTTTTTCTTTGTGAACGAATATCCGACAACGGCCAGCGGAAAGATTCAGAAATACAAACTCCGGGAAAAGGCCATTCAGGAACTGCACCGGGAAGAAGACGCCAAAACCGCCACGGCATGAGCGGGTTGCCCCATGTGTGAACGGGCCTGAAGGCGTTCAGGCCCGTTGCTTTTTTTGAAGTCAGAAGAACTGAGTTATTAACCCATTGAATTGCCATCCCTTACGAATCATTTTTTCAGCCCCTTCCTATCGCCGTGCACCTTTCCCCATCGATTCTCCGCATAGAATTCTATTGATTTGTTGGTCAATCTGTGATGAAGAATACCTCTTCGAAGAATGCTGCGCTTGAAGAGCGGCGCTATGCATGGTGTTTTCCAGACCAGCCGGCCGCCTGTTGGATGGCGGCTTTTTTATCTATCATAGCGAAGGAGGACGGAATGTTTCGGATTGTCAATCGAGAAGAAATGGCAGGGGGAACGATCATATTGAATGAGATCGAGGCTCCCCTCATCGCAAAAAAAGCCAAACCCGGGCAATTTGTCATTTTGAAAGCGACGGAAACCGGGGAGCGGATCCCGCTGACCATGGCGGATACCGATCGGCAGAAAGGCACGATTACCATCATTTACATGGTGGTTGGTAAAAGTACGGCCCTCTTCAAAACTCTGAAAGTGGGCGATGGGTATCAGGATGTCATCGGCCCGCTCGGTAAACCCACCCATATCGAAAAAGTGGGCAAGGTGGTATGTGTCGGCGGCGGAACCGGTATCGCCGTGCTGCATCCCATCACCCGTGCCTTGAAGGAAATCGGGAATCATGTCATCAGCATTATCGGCGCCAGGACAAAGGATCTGTTGATCCTCGAAGACCGCATGAAAGCTGTTTCCACGGAGCTGCATGTGTGTACGGACGATGGTTCCTACGGCCACCATGGTTTTGTCACCGAAGTGCTCAAGGATGTGCTGGCGAAGGGTGATGTCCGGCTGGCTGTCGCCATCGGACCGGTGCCCATGATGAAATTCGTATCGAAGATCACCAAGGAATTCAATGTGCCGACCATGGTCAGCCTCAATCCCATCATGGTGGACGGGACCGGAATGTGCGGTGGATGCCGGGTCAGTGTGGGTGGAGAAACCAAATTCGCCTGTGTCGACGGCCCCGAATTCGACGGACACCAGGTCGATTACGACGAATTGATGCGAAGGCTGCAAGCCTATTGCGAAGACGAAAAGAAATGCTACAACGATTTCTGTACGATGCAGCAGGCTTCCTGATCTGAATCGACAACCGCCAACCGGCATTGTCATCGATATGATATCCAACCATCCTGATTGTGGAGGAAAACGATATGGCTGAAAAACCCGAAACCAAAAAAGCGACGCCCCGACAGAAAATGCCGGAGCAAAAACCCGAGATCCGAAGAAGAAATTTCGAAGAAGTGCCGATCGGCTATTCCGTGGAAAACGCCATGGCGGAGGCGAGCCGCTGCCTGCAGTGCAAGAAGCCGGGCTGTGTGGAAGGATGCCCGGTCAATGTGGATATTCCCGGCTTCATTCATTTGATAACCCAGGGCGATTTGACCGGGGCCATTCGGCACATCTGGGAACAGAACGCCCTTCCGGCCGTATGCGGCCGGGTTTGCCCGCAGGAGATCCAGTGCGAAGGCAACTGTATTGTGGGCAAAAAAGGAGAGCCAGTCGCCATCGGCAATCTGGAGCGTTTTGTGGCGGATTACGAACGGATGCACGGTACGGGTGCGCTGCCGCCGAAGCAGGCGCCAACAGGAAAGAAAGTGGCCGTTGTCGGCTCTGGTCCTGCCGGTCTGACGGTGGCAGGCGACCTGCTGCGAAAAGGTCATGAGGTCACCATTCTCGAGGCGTTTCACAAACCCGGCGGCGTTCTGGTTTATGGAATTCCGGAATTCAGACTGCCCAAGGACATCGTTTTTTCCGAAGTGGCGTTTTTGGAGCGGATGGGAGCCAGGCTCGAATGCAATGCCGTGGTGGGCAGAACCGTTTCGCTCGATGAGCTCTTCGAAGAAGGCTATGAGGCCATATTCCTGGGCGTGGGCGCGGGTTTGCCGAAATTCTTGAATGTCCCGGGAGAAAACCTGATCGGCATCCTTTCCGCCAATGAATACCTGACCCGGACCAACCTCATGAAGGCGTATCGTTTCCCCGAATATGACACCCCGATTCCGAGGGCCAAAGATGTGGTGGTGTTTGGCGCGGGCAATGTGGCCATGGACTCGGCCAGAACCGCCATGCGGCTTGGGGCGGATCGCGTGCGCATCGTGTACCGCAGGTCCAGGGAGGAGATGCCCGCACGGAAAGCCGAGATACATCATGCGGAAGAAGAGGGAATCGAGTTCCATCTGCTGACCAACCCCCTCGAATTCATCGGAAACGACAAGGGCAGGCTGGTTGCGGTGAAATGTCAGAAGATGGAGCTCGGTGAGCCGGATGCCTCCGGAAGACGGCGTCCTGTCCCCATTCCGGGCAGCGAATTCACTACGGAATGTGATTTGGGAATTGTCGCGGTTGGAACGGGCGCCAATCCCCTGCTCACCCAGACGACAGCCGATCTGAAATTGAACAAATGGGGATATATCGTCACGGATCCGGCCACCGGGAAAACCAGCAAGAAAGGCGTGTGGGCGGGCGGCGACATCGTGACAGGTTCCGCCACCGTCATTCTGGCGATGGGGGCTGGCCGAAAAGCCGCCGATTCCATTCACAATTATCTCACATGGGGATGGTAATGCCATTTCATCAGTGACAGGTTGTTGGGCAGTGGGCAGTCGGCAGTCGGCTGTGGGCAGTGGATTTTTGGCCTATTTTCATCTCCGGGTGTGGTGACCCCTGCCCATGAGCATTCATCGTGAAAATGCATCTGGTAGGGGCGGCCCCCTGTGGCCGCCCTCCCGGAAAGATCATAAAATGAAAGGATGTCCGCCATGACAGCATCCGCTCCAACCATCACCCTCAAGGGCAATCCGCTTCCCCTTGCCGGAGCATTGCCGCAGGTCGGCCAGAACGCGCCGAACGCCGAGCTGGTCAACAACGATCTGGCCCCGGTTCAGCTCGAGAGCTTTCGCGGAAAAGTGCTTGTCTTGTCTTCGGTGCCTTCCCTCGATACGCCGATATGCGACATGGAAACCAGGCGGTTCAATCAGGAGGCGGAAAAACTGGGAGAGCGCGTCCAGATCATCACCATCAGCATGGATCTGCCTTTTGCGCAAAAACGATGGTGCGGCGCCGCAGGCATCGAACGGGTGCTCACCCTTTCCGATTACCGGGCAGCCGATTTCGGTACGAAGTACGGCGTGCTCATTCCGGCGATCCGGCTCCTTGCCCGTGCGGTTTTCGTGGTCGATGCCGCAGGGGTGATCCGGTATGTGCAACTGGTTCCGGAGGTGGGGCAGGAACCCGAATACGGGCCGATTCTGCAGGCCGTGAAAGCGCTGCTCTGAATGATCCTTCTGGGTACTGTCGTCAATGCGCTTTCCATCGCTTTCGGCGGCCTCATCGGGCTGGTCTTTCGCGGCAGAATTTCCTCGGCGTACCATCGCAGCGTCATGCAGGCCATCGGGCTGGCAGTCGCCATCATCGGAATCAGCGGTGCGCTGAAATTCGTGCAGATTCTGCTCATCATCTTCAGCCTGGCCATCGGCAGCCTTGCCGGCGAGGCCATCGGCATCGAACGCAGGCTCGTTCAGCTTGGCGAATGGATACAGGGCCGGTTTTCGAGCAGCGATAGCGACCTGACGAAGGGTTTTGTGACGGCAAGCCTGCTTTACTGTGTGGGCTCCATGGCCATTGTCGGATCGCTCGAAAGCGGCATTTCCAGCAACCATCAGACCCTGTTCGCCAAATCCATTCTGGATGGCGTCACGGCGATTCTCTTTGCTTCTTCGCTGGGATGGGGGGTGCTGCTTTCCGCCGTATCGGTGTTCGTCTATCAGGGCCTGATCGTGGTTTCGGCATCTGTCATTGCCCCGTATCTGACCCAGCCGGTGGTGGCCGACATGTCATCGGTCGGCGGCATCCTGATTCTGGCGATCGGCATCGAGTTGCTCGATATCCAAAAACTGCACGTCGGCAACATGTTGCCAGCCGTTTTCATTCCCCTGATTTACGGTGTCCTGCGGTCCTGGTTTTAGAGATGGTTACTGATTACTGATTACTGATTACTGACTGCTCGTTTCAGATTTCCCTTTCCCGAGGCAGACAATATGATTCGCAAAAATTCCAAAATCCTGTTCGATCAAGCCACACCCATCATTCCCGGAGGCGTCAACAGCCCCGTACGGGCCTGCAAATCCGTAGGGACCGAGCCCGTTTTCATCCGGAAGGGCGAAGGGTGCCTGC
It includes:
- a CDS encoding DUF554 domain-containing protein encodes the protein MILLGTVVNALSIAFGGLIGLVFRGRISSAYHRSVMQAIGLAVAIIGISGALKFVQILLIIFSLAIGSLAGEAIGIERRLVQLGEWIQGRFSSSDSDLTKGFVTASLLYCVGSMAIVGSLESGISSNHQTLFAKSILDGVTAILFASSLGWGVLLSAVSVFVYQGLIVVSASVIAPYLTQPVVADMSSVGGILILAIGIELLDIQKLHVGNMLPAVFIPLIYGVLRSWF